From Flavipsychrobacter sp., a single genomic window includes:
- the ccoS gene encoding cbb3-type cytochrome oxidase assembly protein CcoS: protein MSVLYILVLASIAVAVFFLGAFIWSVRANQFEDQQGSAMRMLHDDELVQSNNKS, encoded by the coding sequence ATGAGCGTACTTTATATCCTTGTATTAGCCAGTATAGCAGTAGCTGTCTTCTTTTTAGGGGCTTTTATTTGGAGTGTACGTGCCAATCAGTTCGAAGACCAGCAAGGCTCAGCAATGAGAATGCTACACGACGACGAATTAGTTCAATCAAATAATAAATCTTAA